From one Nonomuraea polychroma genomic stretch:
- a CDS encoding response regulator transcription factor, whose translation MTLRVVIADDHPVVRDGLAALLSTVPGMEVAGTASSGREAVRAAVTLAPDVLVLDIQMPEMSGIDAARDVATAAPGVAVLMLTMYEDDESVFAAMRAGARGYVLKGAEQDEIVRAIRAVAAGEAIFGPGVARRVLGHLTAPRPAGEPFPELTPREREVLGLIAAGHGNAFIGTRLSLAPKTVGNHISSIFAKLQVASRAEAIIRARDAGLGHTD comes from the coding sequence ATGACGCTGCGCGTCGTCATCGCCGACGATCACCCAGTGGTCCGCGACGGGCTCGCGGCCCTGCTGTCCACCGTCCCGGGCATGGAAGTGGCCGGGACCGCGTCCAGCGGGCGCGAAGCCGTGCGGGCGGCGGTCACCCTGGCGCCTGATGTCCTCGTCCTCGACATCCAGATGCCTGAAATGTCGGGCATCGACGCCGCCCGCGACGTGGCCACGGCCGCGCCGGGGGTGGCGGTGCTGATGCTGACGATGTACGAGGACGATGAGTCCGTGTTCGCGGCCATGCGCGCGGGGGCCCGCGGATACGTGCTCAAAGGCGCCGAACAGGACGAGATCGTACGCGCGATCCGCGCCGTCGCCGCCGGCGAAGCGATCTTCGGGCCCGGCGTGGCCCGCCGCGTGCTCGGCCACCTGACGGCCCCCCGGCCCGCGGGCGAGCCGTTCCCTGAGCTCACGCCGCGGGAGCGGGAAGTGCTCGGCCTGATCGCCGCCGGCCACGGCAACGCCTTCATCGGCACCCGGCTCTCGCTGGCCCCCAAGACGGTCGGCAACCACATCTCCAGCATCTTCGCCAAGCTCCAGGTCGCCTCCCGCGCCGAGGCCATCATCCGCGCCCGAGACGCCGGCCTGGGCCACACTGACTAA
- a CDS encoding copper resistance D family protein: protein MTVSAPPLPRERVGGRLVAGGFGVCAVVAAVAASSFTGQEPVPGIPLPGPLVSAGLPIVRVLLDVAAVAVVGLSLLPKLLGFDDPERTEPVLLRVRPLAVMAAWAWAICALLTIVFQTAELNPGAVPTFGMIAAYVGDVGTGQGLLFSAACALAAAGIGLMAVRFGEKVPAELRVIVALFGLLPIPVTGHAVNSVWHDPIMVSMEIHVMGAAAWTGGLVATAVFLAPHRELLAVVLPKFSRMATVCLLLVGLSGLITGLGTMALTPGVTLPGAIVTSPYGVLVVVKTVLVAALVPLAAHIRFRLLPAVRQGRPTALVGWAAAEASVMGLAYGVAVAITRASIV from the coding sequence GTGACGGTCAGTGCTCCGCCTCTCCCCCGCGAGCGCGTCGGCGGCCGGCTGGTGGCCGGCGGGTTCGGGGTGTGCGCCGTCGTCGCGGCCGTGGCGGCGAGTTCGTTCACCGGTCAGGAGCCGGTGCCCGGCATTCCCCTGCCGGGTCCCCTCGTGTCGGCGGGCCTGCCGATCGTCCGGGTCCTGCTCGACGTGGCCGCCGTGGCGGTGGTCGGGCTCAGTCTGCTGCCGAAGCTGCTCGGGTTCGACGACCCCGAGCGTACGGAGCCGGTACTGCTCAGGGTGCGGCCGCTGGCCGTCATGGCCGCCTGGGCGTGGGCGATCTGCGCCTTGCTGACGATCGTGTTCCAGACGGCGGAGCTGAACCCGGGTGCTGTGCCGACGTTCGGGATGATCGCCGCATATGTCGGCGATGTCGGCACAGGCCAGGGCCTGCTGTTCAGTGCCGCATGCGCGCTGGCGGCGGCCGGCATCGGGCTGATGGCGGTGCGGTTCGGCGAGAAGGTGCCGGCCGAACTGCGGGTGATCGTGGCGCTGTTCGGGTTGCTGCCGATCCCCGTCACCGGGCACGCCGTGAACTCGGTCTGGCACGACCCCATCATGGTCTCGATGGAGATCCACGTGATGGGCGCGGCGGCGTGGACCGGCGGGCTGGTGGCGACGGCCGTGTTCCTGGCGCCGCACAGGGAGCTCCTGGCCGTGGTGCTGCCGAAGTTCTCCAGGATGGCGACGGTGTGCCTGCTCCTGGTAGGCCTGTCAGGTCTGATCACCGGGCTGGGCACGATGGCGCTGACGCCGGGTGTGACGTTGCCCGGCGCGATCGTGACCAGCCCGTACGGAGTGCTGGTGGTGGTCAAGACGGTGCTGGTGGCGGCGTTGGTGCCGCTGGCCGCGCACATCCGGTTCCGTCTGCTCCCCGCCGTACGCCAGGGCCGGCCCACCGCCCTGGTGGGGTGGGCGGCGGCCGAGGCGTCCGTGATGGGACTGGCTTACGGGGTGGCGGTGGCGATCACGCGGGCCTCCATCGTCTGA
- a CDS encoding ABC transporter permease: MTAAPGYAPRRTLPLRVEIIRQFKRRRTMVMFGLLLALPWILVIAFQFGPQSSGQQQSSLRISDLATASGLNFAAFALSVSASFLLVVAVALFCGDTVASEANWSSLRYLLAAPIPRDRLLRQKLIVALGYSAAAVICLPLMALLAGTLAFGWNDIQVPGTGEMIPALDVLPRFGIVIGYALVSQLVVAALAFFISTVTDSPLGAVGGAVGLWIVCNILQAVEALGVLREFLPTFWNNAWLDALAPELDWSGMAKGASVSITYAAILIAVAFRRFRRKDVVS; the protein is encoded by the coding sequence ATGACCGCCGCGCCGGGCTACGCGCCCCGCCGCACGCTGCCGCTGCGGGTGGAGATCATCAGGCAGTTCAAGCGGCGGCGGACGATGGTCATGTTCGGGCTGCTGCTGGCGCTGCCGTGGATCCTGGTGATCGCCTTCCAGTTCGGGCCGCAGTCCAGCGGTCAGCAGCAGTCGTCGCTGCGCATCTCGGACCTGGCGACGGCGAGCGGGCTCAACTTCGCGGCGTTCGCCCTGTCGGTGTCGGCCAGTTTCCTGCTGGTGGTGGCGGTCGCCCTGTTCTGCGGCGACACCGTCGCCAGCGAGGCCAACTGGTCGTCGCTGCGTTATCTGCTGGCCGCGCCGATTCCGCGGGACCGGCTGCTGCGGCAGAAGCTGATCGTGGCGCTGGGCTACTCGGCGGCGGCCGTGATCTGTCTGCCGCTGATGGCGCTGCTGGCGGGCACGCTGGCGTTCGGGTGGAACGACATCCAGGTGCCCGGCACGGGTGAGATGATCCCGGCGCTCGACGTGCTGCCGCGCTTCGGCATCGTGATCGGCTACGCCCTGGTGAGCCAGCTCGTGGTGGCGGCGCTGGCGTTCTTCATCTCGACCGTCACCGACTCGCCGCTGGGCGCGGTCGGCGGGGCGGTCGGGCTCTGGATCGTCTGCAACATCCTGCAGGCGGTCGAGGCGCTGGGCGTGCTGCGCGAGTTCCTGCCCACGTTCTGGAACAACGCCTGGCTCGACGCCCTGGCGCCGGAGCTGGACTGGAGCGGCATGGCCAAGGGCGCTTCGGTGTCGATCACGTACGCGGCCATCCTGATCGCGGTGGCCTTCCGCCGCTTCCGCCGCAAGGACGTGGTCAGCTAG
- a CDS encoding GNAT family N-acetyltransferase, with protein MAAVVDEWWGRPILSSLPRLFLDHFHRTSLVAEGPEGMAGFLVGFLSPSAEDEAYIHFVGVSPAARGGGLARAMYERFFALARAHDRHVVKAITSTVNEASIAFHRRMGFTVSDPVPDYNGPGTRLVTFSRAI; from the coding sequence ATGGCGGCCGTGGTCGACGAGTGGTGGGGCCGTCCCATCCTGAGCTCCCTGCCCAGGCTGTTCCTCGACCACTTCCACCGCACGAGCCTGGTCGCCGAGGGCCCCGAGGGCATGGCGGGATTCCTCGTCGGCTTCCTGTCGCCGTCGGCCGAGGACGAGGCGTACATCCATTTCGTCGGCGTCTCTCCCGCCGCCCGAGGCGGAGGGTTGGCACGGGCGATGTACGAGCGTTTCTTCGCCCTGGCCCGCGCCCACGACCGGCACGTCGTCAAGGCCATAACCTCGACGGTCAACGAGGCGTCCATCGCCTTCCACCGCCGCATGGGCTTCACGGTGAGCGACCCGGTCCCGGACTACAACGGCCCCGGCACGCGCCTGGTCACCTTCTCCCGCGCCATCTGA
- a CDS encoding class I SAM-dependent methyltransferase produces MDYLETNRANWNARVPIHVSSAFYDVEDFTASGRSVLRPFEVAEVGDVSGRRLAHLQCHFGLDTLSWARLGAEVTGLDFSPAAIDQARRIAAGCGIRARFVTADVYDAAEALGETYDVVYTGIGALVWLPDLTRWAETVAALLKPGGFLYLAEFHPFADILDDETGTKVTHDYFARGPQVWEEPYTYTGGELAEHRTSVQFQHGLGEVVSAVAAAGLRVEFVHEHDRTLFRRFATLADDGTGYRLPDGAPKIPLMYSLRAAAPAT; encoded by the coding sequence ATGGATTACCTCGAGACGAACAGGGCCAACTGGAACGCGCGCGTCCCCATCCACGTCAGCAGCGCCTTCTACGACGTCGAGGACTTCACGGCGAGCGGCCGGAGCGTTCTGAGGCCGTTCGAGGTCGCGGAGGTGGGCGACGTGTCCGGCCGCCGCCTGGCGCACCTGCAGTGCCACTTCGGCCTGGACACGCTCTCCTGGGCCAGGCTCGGCGCCGAGGTTACCGGTCTCGACTTCTCGCCCGCCGCCATCGACCAGGCCAGGCGGATCGCGGCCGGGTGCGGCATCCGGGCGAGGTTCGTCACCGCTGACGTCTACGACGCGGCCGAGGCGCTCGGCGAGACCTACGACGTCGTCTACACCGGCATCGGCGCCCTGGTGTGGCTCCCCGACCTCACCCGGTGGGCCGAGACGGTCGCCGCGCTCCTCAAGCCTGGCGGGTTCCTCTACCTCGCGGAGTTCCACCCGTTCGCCGACATCCTGGACGACGAGACCGGCACCAAGGTCACCCACGACTACTTCGCCCGTGGCCCACAGGTCTGGGAGGAGCCGTACACCTACACCGGCGGCGAGCTGGCCGAGCACCGGACCTCCGTGCAGTTCCAGCACGGTCTCGGCGAGGTCGTCAGCGCGGTGGCGGCGGCCGGGCTGCGGGTGGAGTTCGTGCACGAGCACGATCGCACGCTCTTCCGCCGCTTCGCCACGTTGGCCGACGACGGCACCGGCTACCGCCTGCCGGATGGCGCGCCCAAGATCCCTCTCATGTACTCGTTGCGAGCCGCCGCCCCGGCTACCTGA
- a CDS encoding alpha/beta fold hydrolase yields MKRVAALVAALALIGVTTWLVWPSDPEVRAQDQKITVVDGPADDQRIELDTTFFPPPGGGKAPAVLIGHGFGGSKQSVREQAIRVAQDGYAVLTWSARGFGRSTGEIALNSPDYEVKDVKQLIDWLAKRPEVLLDATNDPRVGIVGGSYGGAIALMTAAHDQRVDAIVPQITWSDLADALFPNAAVQTPSATTTTSQAASATTTAAGLGQPESGVFKRMWAGIFFGQGVSLESFALQGQGQRQAAAPLTPQQARCGRFLPAICDIYQQVAKDGKATPEAVALLRKSSPITVAGQIKAPTLLLQGQRDSLFPISHADANAKAIAAAGTPVSLAWFDGGHDGGNGEADWLFEQSSAWFARYLKGDGSAQTASPVSAFTVTRDGGRDPGTRQRIRLHPEAASYPGLAGTDTTTVELSGPEQSIVNPPGGAPASISTVPGIGGLLGGQNTGGISIDMPGQSAAFESAPLTAPLQLTGSTTAKITVSGKGEATLFAKVYDVADTTQPPTLPAGLVAPIRVTIPEGAGSVEATITLPAVDHRFAVGHRVRLVVTTTDMGFATPAEPATYQVSLASPALAVPTVRTLAAPPAGVAWWVWAMPLAAVVIAAALLATGRASTLAPAGARVRRRAVPTADGSPNGQKLDALDLSPNGQTHDTTGHTNGHAKDDTIVRATGSAKDDSAGHATGSAKDDSAGHATDTTAHAPHGSDDHDGTGNGTGASRDVPAVVTARSAHDDPPAQGGEPVPLEIRGLTKAYRNGEPAVDGLSFRVEKGQVLGLLGPNGAGKTTTMRMMMGLIRPDDGEIRIFGDRVTPGAPVLSRLGSFVEGPGFLPHLSGRDNIELYWAATGRPAADAHFDEALEIAGLGKALERAVRTYSQGMRQRLAIAQAMLGLPDLLVLDEPTNGLDPPQIREMREVLKRYARDGRTVIVSSHMLAEVEQTCSHVVVMHRGRLVSSGPVSRLLTSASAGASTGNGHGPRLEDVFLDLIGDKS; encoded by the coding sequence ATGAAGCGTGTGGCCGCGCTGGTAGCGGCACTCGCCCTCATCGGGGTGACGACGTGGCTGGTGTGGCCGTCGGATCCTGAGGTGCGGGCCCAGGACCAGAAGATAACCGTCGTCGACGGACCAGCCGACGACCAACGGATAGAGCTCGACACGACGTTCTTCCCGCCGCCAGGGGGCGGGAAGGCGCCTGCCGTGCTGATCGGCCACGGTTTCGGCGGAAGCAAGCAGAGCGTCAGGGAGCAGGCGATCCGCGTCGCGCAGGACGGCTACGCGGTGCTGACGTGGTCGGCGCGCGGATTCGGCCGCTCGACCGGCGAGATCGCGCTCAACTCGCCCGACTATGAGGTCAAGGACGTCAAGCAGCTGATCGACTGGCTGGCCAAGCGTCCCGAGGTCCTGCTCGACGCCACGAACGACCCGCGCGTGGGCATCGTGGGAGGCTCGTACGGCGGCGCCATCGCCCTCATGACGGCGGCCCACGACCAGCGGGTCGACGCGATCGTGCCGCAGATCACCTGGTCCGACCTGGCCGACGCCCTCTTCCCCAACGCGGCCGTCCAGACTCCCTCGGCCACGACCACCACGAGCCAGGCCGCCTCGGCCACGACCACCGCCGCCGGCTTGGGACAGCCTGAGAGCGGCGTGTTCAAGCGCATGTGGGCAGGCATCTTCTTCGGTCAGGGCGTCTCACTGGAGAGCTTCGCGCTGCAGGGCCAGGGGCAGCGGCAGGCGGCCGCGCCGCTGACGCCCCAGCAGGCGCGCTGCGGCAGGTTCCTGCCGGCGATCTGCGACATCTACCAGCAGGTCGCCAAGGACGGAAAGGCCACACCGGAGGCCGTCGCCCTGCTGCGCAAGTCGAGCCCCATCACCGTGGCCGGCCAGATCAAGGCGCCCACGCTGCTCCTGCAGGGCCAGCGGGACTCGTTGTTCCCGATCAGCCACGCCGACGCCAACGCCAAGGCGATCGCCGCCGCCGGCACCCCGGTCAGCCTGGCGTGGTTCGACGGCGGGCACGACGGCGGCAACGGGGAGGCCGACTGGCTCTTCGAGCAGTCCTCGGCCTGGTTCGCCCGCTATCTGAAGGGCGACGGCTCGGCTCAGACGGCCTCGCCGGTCAGCGCCTTCACGGTGACGCGCGACGGCGGCCGCGACCCCGGCACGCGCCAGCGCATCCGCCTGCACCCGGAGGCCGCCTCCTACCCCGGCCTCGCGGGCACCGACACCACGACCGTGGAGCTGAGCGGCCCCGAGCAGAGCATCGTCAACCCGCCCGGCGGCGCCCCCGCCTCCATCTCGACCGTGCCGGGCATCGGCGGCCTGCTGGGCGGCCAGAACACCGGCGGCATCTCGATCGACATGCCCGGCCAGAGCGCCGCGTTCGAATCGGCGCCCCTCACCGCCCCGCTCCAGCTGACGGGCAGCACCACAGCCAAGATCACGGTGTCGGGCAAGGGCGAGGCGACGCTGTTCGCGAAGGTATACGACGTGGCCGACACCACGCAGCCGCCGACCTTGCCCGCCGGGCTGGTGGCGCCCATCCGGGTGACGATCCCGGAGGGCGCAGGCAGCGTGGAAGCCACGATCACCCTGCCCGCCGTGGACCACCGCTTCGCCGTCGGCCACCGGGTCCGCCTGGTGGTGACCACGACGGACATGGGGTTCGCCACTCCTGCCGAGCCCGCCACCTATCAGGTGTCGCTGGCCTCCCCCGCCCTCGCCGTCCCGACGGTGCGCACGCTCGCCGCCCCGCCGGCCGGGGTCGCGTGGTGGGTGTGGGCGATGCCGCTGGCCGCCGTGGTGATCGCCGCCGCCCTGCTGGCGACCGGCCGCGCCTCGACCCTCGCGCCGGCAGGCGCCCGGGTGCGCCGCAGGGCCGTGCCCACAGCGGACGGCAGCCCGAACGGCCAGAAGCTCGATGCGCTCGATCTCAGCCCCAACGGCCAGACCCACGACACGACCGGCCACACAAACGGACACGCGAAGGACGACACGATCGTCCGAGCGACCGGCAGCGCGAAGGACGACTCGGCCGGCCACGCGACCGGCAGCGCGAAGGACGACTCGGCAGGCCACGCGACCGACACGACCGCACATGCGCCGCACGGCAGCGATGACCACGACGGGACGGGCAACGGGACTGGCGCGTCGCGGGATGTGCCCGCCGTCGTCACCGCCCGAAGCGCCCACGACGACCCGCCCGCACAGGGTGGCGAGCCGGTGCCGCTGGAGATCAGGGGCCTGACGAAGGCTTACAGGAACGGGGAGCCGGCCGTCGACGGGCTGTCGTTCCGGGTCGAGAAGGGCCAGGTGCTGGGCCTGCTCGGGCCGAACGGCGCGGGCAAGACGACCACGATGCGGATGATGATGGGACTCATCCGGCCGGACGACGGCGAGATCCGGATCTTCGGCGACCGGGTGACGCCCGGGGCGCCGGTGCTGTCCAGGCTCGGGTCGTTCGTCGAGGGACCCGGTTTCCTGCCGCACCTGTCCGGCCGGGACAACATCGAGCTCTACTGGGCCGCCACCGGACGCCCGGCCGCCGACGCGCACTTCGACGAGGCGCTGGAGATCGCGGGCCTGGGCAAGGCGCTGGAACGTGCCGTACGCACCTACTCCCAGGGCATGCGGCAGCGGCTGGCCATCGCGCAAGCCATGCTTGGACTGCCGGACCTGCTCGTGCTCGACGAGCCCACCAACGGTCTCGACCCACCCCAGATCAGGGAGATGCGCGAGGTGCTCAAACGCTACGCGCGCGACGGCCGTACCGTGATCGTCTCCAGTCACATGCTCGCCGAAGTGGAGCAGACCTGCAGCCACGTCGTGGTCATGCACCGCGGCCGGCTGGTCTCCAGCGGGCCGGTGTCGCGGCTGCTCACGTCGGCCTCCGCTGGGGCCTCCACCGGCAATGGGCACGGGCCGCGGCTGGAAGACGTGTTCCTCGACCTCATTGGAGACAAGTCATGA
- a CDS encoding sensor histidine kinase → MKVLAWGLFAVAVTEAVTGVTAAIAAGTTFEAAIESFIVTNSAIGLSLACAGVLLAWHRPRNPIGWLLLAAAVVQGGTAAGAGLLAFGEVHGWATAASRTLATFAAYSWPWSIALCLPLVLLLFPDGRPPGPRWIWLVPVTVVTAPLFVLEMGASPSSLSPGSDVVGYLTIPFHDDLAALWTATEVRGAVLVLAALAGLGLRYRRGGERERRQLLWLLLAVLLLAAVMVVWGVFQTGPVLMLLAIPLVPIAITVAILRHGLLDIRLIVSRTVLYALLTSGVIAVYALLVAVLDRAGPGDSVLATVLIAVGFNPVRVRLQRIVDRLLYGYRDDPARALSRIGRRLADPAPGLAGAVAALCTVLRLPFAALRSADAGDSGGAVVERTSYGTAPERLHTIPLVYGGDRVGELIVGLRPGEKTISVADTQVLELLAVPLAVAVHATGLSEELQRIREQIVVAREDERRRLRRDLHDGLGPTLTGVVYQADAAGNVLADDPARAKDLLLRLRAEVTSAIEDIRRLVYGLRPPALDDLGLVGALRQQAERLSLDVSIRASGHLAVLPAAVEVAAYRIVTEALNNVARHARATTARVDLTLGDRLRVEVSDDGAGGGAWRPGVGLRSMRERAEELGGTCQAGPGDGGGGRVVALLPLAVTVAVAP, encoded by the coding sequence ATGAAGGTGCTGGCCTGGGGCCTGTTCGCGGTGGCGGTGACCGAGGCGGTCACCGGCGTGACGGCCGCCATAGCAGCGGGAACGACCTTCGAGGCGGCCATCGAGAGCTTCATCGTCACGAACTCCGCCATCGGCCTCTCCCTCGCCTGCGCCGGCGTCCTGCTCGCCTGGCATCGTCCCCGCAACCCCATCGGCTGGCTCCTGCTGGCCGCCGCCGTAGTACAGGGCGGCACTGCCGCCGGGGCGGGTCTGCTGGCGTTCGGCGAGGTCCACGGCTGGGCCACCGCCGCGTCCCGGACGCTCGCCACGTTCGCCGCCTACTCCTGGCCGTGGTCGATCGCGTTGTGCCTGCCGCTCGTCCTCCTGCTCTTCCCCGACGGCCGCCCGCCGGGCCCTCGCTGGATCTGGCTGGTCCCCGTGACGGTGGTGACCGCCCCGCTCTTCGTCCTGGAGATGGGCGCCTCCCCGAGCAGCCTGTCGCCCGGCTCGGACGTCGTCGGCTATCTCACCATCCCCTTCCACGACGACCTGGCCGCGCTCTGGACCGCGACCGAGGTGCGCGGCGCCGTACTCGTCCTGGCCGCCCTCGCCGGACTGGGACTTCGCTACCGCCGGGGCGGCGAGCGGGAGCGCCGTCAGCTCCTGTGGCTCCTGCTCGCCGTGCTGCTGCTCGCAGCGGTCATGGTGGTGTGGGGGGTGTTCCAGACCGGGCCGGTGCTGATGTTGCTGGCCATCCCGCTCGTCCCGATCGCGATCACCGTCGCCATCCTGCGTCACGGCCTGCTCGACATCCGCCTGATCGTCTCGCGGACGGTGCTGTACGCGCTGCTCACCTCGGGCGTGATCGCCGTCTACGCCCTGCTGGTGGCCGTCCTGGACCGTGCCGGGCCAGGAGACTCGGTGCTCGCCACCGTGCTCATCGCCGTCGGCTTCAACCCGGTCAGGGTACGCCTGCAGCGGATCGTCGACCGGCTCCTGTACGGCTACCGCGACGACCCGGCCCGCGCCCTGTCACGCATCGGCCGCCGCTTGGCCGACCCGGCCCCAGGGCTGGCGGGAGCCGTGGCCGCACTGTGCACGGTCCTGCGCCTGCCCTTCGCCGCGCTGCGCTCGGCCGACGCCGGTGACAGCGGGGGAGCGGTGGTCGAACGCACCTCGTACGGCACCGCCCCCGAACGCCTCCACACCATCCCCCTCGTCTACGGCGGCGACCGCGTGGGCGAGCTGATCGTCGGCTTGCGGCCGGGGGAGAAGACGATCTCCGTGGCCGACACCCAGGTCCTGGAACTGCTGGCCGTGCCGCTGGCGGTGGCCGTGCACGCCACCGGCCTGTCCGAAGAGCTGCAGCGGATCCGCGAGCAGATCGTGGTGGCCCGCGAGGACGAGCGCCGCAGGCTCCGCCGCGACCTGCACGACGGGCTCGGCCCCACCCTCACCGGCGTGGTGTACCAGGCCGACGCGGCCGGGAACGTGCTCGCCGACGACCCCGCCCGAGCCAAGGACCTGCTCCTCAGGCTGCGGGCCGAGGTGACGTCGGCCATCGAGGACATCAGGCGGCTGGTGTACGGCCTGCGCCCGCCCGCGCTCGACGACCTCGGCCTGGTGGGCGCGCTGCGGCAGCAGGCCGAACGGCTGTCGCTCGACGTCAGCATCCGCGCTTCCGGCCACCTGGCCGTGCTGCCCGCCGCCGTGGAGGTGGCCGCGTACCGCATCGTCACCGAAGCGCTGAACAACGTCGCCCGGCACGCCCGTGCCACCACCGCCCGCGTCGACCTCACGCTCGGGGACCGCCTCCGTGTCGAGGTGAGTGACGACGGCGCGGGCGGCGGCGCGTGGCGGCCGGGGGTGGGCCTGCGGTCCATGCGGGAGCGGGCCGAGGAACTCGGCGGCACCTGCCAGGCGGGCCCGGGAGACGGCGGCGGGGGACGGGTGGTGGCGTTGCTGCCGCTGGCGGTGACGGTGGCGGTGGCGCCATGA
- a CDS encoding PaaI family thioesterase produces MTPEDAEAMLQDYFAPWIQQLGLLVEEVGERHTVVRLPWSDDLAREGGGLSGQAMMAAADTATALAIASARGEFVPMTTVQQSTTFQRPVVGKDVLIDVRITKLGRTLAFSEITLTAEGSAETAARATAVYAILG; encoded by the coding sequence GTGACTCCCGAAGACGCAGAGGCGATGCTCCAGGACTACTTCGCCCCCTGGATCCAGCAGCTCGGATTGCTCGTGGAGGAGGTGGGCGAGCGCCATACGGTCGTGCGGCTGCCGTGGTCCGACGACCTGGCACGCGAGGGCGGCGGGCTGTCCGGCCAGGCGATGATGGCGGCCGCCGACACGGCCACGGCGCTCGCCATCGCCTCGGCTCGGGGCGAGTTCGTGCCGATGACCACGGTGCAGCAGTCCACGACGTTCCAGCGGCCCGTGGTGGGCAAGGACGTGCTGATCGACGTCCGCATCACGAAACTGGGGCGCACCCTGGCCTTCTCGGAGATCACGCTCACGGCCGAGGGCAGCGCGGAGACGGCCGCCCGCGCCACGGCGGTCTACGCCATCCTGGGCTGA